The Alphaproteobacteria bacterium genome has a segment encoding these proteins:
- a CDS encoding LysR family transcriptional regulator, which translates to MDIKQLEYFMAIADARSFSRAADAVRISQSALSRQIRLLEEELQTTLFDRHGRGVELTDTGAVLRARAKIILGEVETTRHDIATRSAEPSGEVRLAVPPSMIFMVGERVLRRYRREYPKVYLRIDEGTTNDSRERLVAGDADVALFSTAEPVGDLHVAPLVTDFLMLVGPAGAEICAADVVQVEALAELPQIVTPHPNSLRKIMVKAMREKGVRANPVIEATTVGLISHLIELGLGYAVMPYSAVGERVAAGTLSAARIEGLTLSWLIATGRGRPVSEATHRLVAMFHEETADMVSAGDWPTAVLPD; encoded by the coding sequence TTGGATATCAAGCAACTCGAATATTTCATGGCGATTGCGGATGCACGCAGCTTCAGCCGGGCCGCCGACGCTGTACGAATTTCCCAGTCCGCCCTCAGTCGCCAGATACGCTTGCTTGAGGAAGAACTGCAGACAACATTGTTCGACCGGCACGGGCGAGGGGTGGAACTGACCGATACGGGCGCGGTGTTGCGTGCCAGGGCAAAGATCATTCTGGGCGAAGTCGAGACGACCAGACATGATATCGCCACTCGCTCGGCAGAGCCCTCGGGCGAAGTCCGCCTCGCCGTACCTCCCTCGATGATCTTCATGGTGGGGGAGCGGGTTCTGCGCCGCTATCGGCGTGAGTATCCCAAGGTGTATCTGCGGATCGATGAGGGGACCACGAATGATTCGCGTGAACGCCTGGTTGCCGGGGACGCTGATGTGGCCCTGTTTTCAACGGCCGAGCCGGTCGGCGACTTGCACGTCGCGCCGCTGGTTACTGACTTTTTAATGCTCGTGGGACCCGCCGGCGCCGAGATTTGCGCCGCGGATGTGGTTCAGGTCGAAGCATTGGCCGAATTGCCGCAGATCGTGACACCACACCCCAACAGTCTTCGAAAGATCATGGTGAAGGCCATGCGGGAGAAAGGTGTGCGGGCCAACCCCGTCATCGAGGCAACCACAGTCGGCCTGATATCTCATCTCATCGAGCTTGGTCTCGGCTATGCGGTGATGCCCTACAGTGCCGTGGGTGAAAGGGTTGCGGCAGGAACTTTGTCGGCAGCGCGTATAGAGGGACTTACCCTTTCCTGGTTGATCGCTACAGGCCGGGGCCGGCCGGTATCTGAGGCAACCCATCGCCTGGTTGCCATGTTTCACGAGGAAACGGCTGACATGGTGAGCGCGGGTGACTGGCCGACGGCGGTATTGCCGGACTGA
- the eno gene encoding phosphopyruvate hydratase, which yields MVAMNSEIKAVHGRRIWDSRGRPTVEVDITLADGKTGRGMAPAGASRGRFEAIDLRDGGDLLGGFDVSKAVGNVNTVIADALVGLDAADQENIDDTLTKLDGTENFALLGGNASIATSMAALSAAANARELPLWRYLAGDTAVRMPLPEIQIFGGGAHAGRRVDIQDFLIMPVGAKSFDEAMVMTAEVYLAAGTLMEERGALSGVCDEGGWWPNFATNEEALDRLTQAIEAAGYKNGEVMISLDIAASEFGENGIYRLALEDREFDTGEWVDTLCEWVNRYPILSIEDPVGEDDPEGMRAFTEAVGDRVQIIGDDFLVTDPEQVKSAIENKECNAVLLKPNQAGTITRTRRSMEAAKEAGWGMVVSARSGETEDTMIVHLATGWNTGQLKVGSIARSERLAKWNEALRIEESLGGDAVFAGAGALPKALQA from the coding sequence ATGGTTGCCATGAACTCCGAAATCAAAGCCGTCCACGGTCGCCGTATCTGGGATTCACGTGGTCGCCCGACCGTGGAAGTCGATATCACGCTGGCCGATGGCAAGACCGGACGCGGCATGGCCCCGGCTGGCGCATCACGTGGCCGGTTCGAGGCGATCGACCTGCGCGACGGGGGTGACTTGCTCGGTGGGTTCGATGTTTCGAAGGCGGTGGGGAACGTCAACACCGTCATTGCCGATGCGTTGGTCGGGCTCGATGCTGCCGACCAGGAAAATATCGACGACACGCTGACAAAACTCGATGGCACCGAGAACTTCGCGTTGCTCGGTGGCAACGCCTCCATCGCCACATCGATGGCCGCACTTTCGGCGGCCGCGAACGCGCGTGAATTGCCGCTCTGGCGCTATCTGGCCGGTGACACTGCGGTGCGTATGCCATTACCGGAGATACAGATATTCGGCGGCGGCGCCCATGCCGGGCGCCGGGTCGATATTCAGGATTTCCTGATCATGCCGGTTGGCGCGAAGTCCTTCGACGAGGCCATGGTGATGACGGCCGAGGTCTACCTTGCGGCCGGCACGCTAATGGAAGAACGCGGCGCCTTGTCCGGGGTGTGCGACGAGGGCGGTTGGTGGCCGAACTTCGCGACCAACGAAGAGGCGCTCGACCGGCTGACACAGGCGATCGAGGCGGCGGGCTACAAGAACGGCGAGGTGATGATCTCGCTCGATATCGCCGCGTCCGAGTTCGGCGAGAACGGCATCTACCGTCTGGCGCTCGAGGACCGGGAGTTCGATACCGGTGAGTGGGTCGACACGCTCTGTGAATGGGTCAATCGCTATCCGATCCTCTCGATCGAGGATCCGGTCGGCGAGGATGACCCCGAAGGCATGCGCGCGTTCACGGAGGCCGTAGGCGACCGGGTTCAGATTATCGGCGATGATTTCCTGGTGACCGACCCGGAACAGGTGAAGTCCGCGATTGAAAACAAGGAATGCAACGCGGTTCTACTGAAACCCAACCAGGCGGGCACGATCACGCGCACGCGCCGTTCGATGGAGGCCGCCAAAGAGGCCGGCTGGGGGATGGTCGTCTCCGCGCGATCGGGCGAGACCGAAGACACAATGATCGTCCATCTGGCGACGGGCTGGAACACCGGCCAGCTGAAGGTGGGTTCCATCGCGCGGTCCGAGCGCCTGGCCAAGTGGAACGAGGCCCTGCGTATCGAAGAATCTCTCGGCGGGGACGCCGTGTTCGCGGGTGCGGGCGCACTGCCGAAGGCGTTGCAAGCATAA